The Nitrobacter hamburgensis X14 genome contains the following window.
GGCGGACTGATCGGACCGAAACTCGGTTCGGCTCTGGATGATAACGACCGCCGTCTGGCCTATCAGGCCCAGATCGATGCCCTCGAGCGTGGCGCGCCCGGCGCGCCGATTGCCTGGCGCAATCCGGATACCGGCCGCCGTGGCAATATCGTCGCCGGCCCGGAATATGAGCTGAAGGGCGCGACATGCCGTGGCTACTCTCACACCGTCACGATCGGCAGCCAGCTCGAAACCGTGCGCAAAACCG
Protein-coding sequences here:
- a CDS encoding RT0821/Lpp0805 family surface protein, with product MSKTNMLLVVAVALALGGCDMTSSGGPDGPGLLTDPARGYAAATTAAALGGLIGPKLGSALDDNDRRLAYQAQIDALERGAPGAPIAWRNPDTGRRGNIVAGPEYELKGATCRGYSHTVTIGSQLETVRKTACRNADGSWTAVG